From a region of the Maridesulfovibrio ferrireducens genome:
- the panD gene encoding aspartate 1-decarboxylase — MGSRCLLKSKIHRATITDANVDYEGSISIDVNLLEKSGILPYERVDVLNVDNGERLTTYAIEGGEGEFCLNGAAAHKGQAGQRIIICTYTWLDDDELGLHKPNVLLLGDGNRIKLVQK; from the coding sequence ATGGGCAGTCGCTGTCTTTTAAAATCAAAAATTCATAGAGCTACAATTACAGATGCGAATGTAGACTATGAAGGTTCCATTTCTATTGATGTTAATTTGTTGGAAAAATCAGGAATTCTTCCGTATGAAAGAGTTGACGTTTTAAATGTCGACAACGGAGAAAGGCTTACAACTTATGCGATAGAAGGTGGGGAAGGTGAGTTTTGTCTAAATGGCGCTGCTGCACATAAGGGGCAGGCCGGACAGAGAATTATTATCTGTACTTATACTTGGCTTGATGATGATGAGCTTGGGCTGCATAAGCCGAATGTTCTTCTCCTAGGAGACGGAAATCGAATCAAACTTGTTCAGAAGTAA
- a CDS encoding PTS sugar transporter subunit IIC — translation MGSADRFFFAVFSLFRFSINAGLLERPLVAGALWGVVTGDYVTSLNIAVFFELFWLDNIPAGTYIPPHILASTFAALALTTSFGFTEAPQVMFILLACLPLARLGAWLENALRQWHNRGYYSLLNWARRGKSGDDLPRRLVVQSILRTLATSWLFFWTSTVILHYILSIFFHKWSEIVTSVEMQWSFLWIAASLGGLLALRLRKAYATFVFGVVLFGFVLLAGLV, via the coding sequence GTGGGCAGCGCTGATAGGTTTTTTTTTGCAGTTTTTTCTCTGTTCAGATTTTCAATAAATGCGGGATTACTTGAACGACCTTTGGTTGCCGGCGCTCTTTGGGGAGTGGTGACCGGGGATTATGTTACAAGTTTAAATATCGCTGTTTTTTTCGAGTTGTTCTGGCTGGATAATATCCCTGCCGGAACTTATATTCCCCCGCATATATTGGCTTCTACTTTTGCCGCTCTTGCTTTAACTACTTCGTTCGGGTTTACCGAAGCTCCTCAAGTTATGTTTATCCTTCTTGCCTGCCTTCCTTTAGCCAGATTAGGGGCATGGCTGGAAAATGCTCTCAGGCAGTGGCATAACCGTGGATATTACTCATTACTTAATTGGGCCAGAAGGGGAAAGTCCGGTGATGACCTGCCTCGAAGGCTTGTTGTTCAATCTATTTTAAGAACTTTGGCAACTTCTTGGCTTTTTTTCTGGACAAGTACCGTGATCCTTCATTACATACTTAGTATATTTTTTCACAAGTGGAGTGAAATTGTCACTTCTGTGGAAATGCAATGGTCTTTTTTATGGATTGCCGCCAGTCTCGGCGGGCTATTGGCTCTGAGACTGCGTAAAGCCTATGCCACCTTTGTCTTCGGTGTAGTTCTTTTCGGTTTTGTCCTTCTTGCCGGTCTTGTGTGA
- a CDS encoding manganese-dependent inorganic pyrophosphatase, producing the protein MTIYAVGHKNPDTDTIASAIAVADLWSKVKEPTQAISQGELAPETKFVLEKFGCEAPAIMTDATDKKIILVDHSDLSQSMDNLGKGEVVAVVDHHKLGDVTTPNPLEMWVWPVGCTGTVINAMYKFYNVEMPKNIAGIVLCAILSDTVMFKSVTTTDADKVAVEELAKIAGVSDVMALGMEMFNVKSAVAGASMNDLIFRDYKDFNMSGNKIGVGQLEVVDLTVFDDIKADLYAELEKVKADGRHSCFLLLTDIMKEGSEMLIVSDDPSVVEKAFGVAPKGTSVYLEGVMSRKKQVVPNFEKAFSA; encoded by the coding sequence ATGACTATTTATGCTGTCGGACACAAAAATCCTGATACTGATACTATCGCATCTGCAATCGCGGTCGCTGACCTTTGGTCTAAAGTTAAAGAACCAACTCAGGCAATCTCTCAGGGCGAACTTGCTCCTGAAACTAAGTTTGTACTTGAAAAGTTTGGTTGTGAAGCTCCTGCTATCATGACTGACGCTACTGACAAAAAAATCATCCTTGTTGACCATTCTGATCTTTCTCAGAGCATGGACAATCTTGGTAAGGGTGAAGTTGTTGCAGTTGTTGACCATCACAAACTTGGTGACGTTACTACTCCAAATCCACTCGAAATGTGGGTATGGCCTGTAGGTTGCACCGGTACTGTTATCAACGCAATGTACAAGTTCTACAATGTAGAAATGCCTAAAAACATCGCTGGTATCGTTCTCTGTGCTATCCTTAGTGATACCGTAATGTTCAAGTCCGTTACTACCACTGATGCTGATAAAGTTGCAGTTGAAGAACTTGCTAAGATCGCTGGTGTTTCTGATGTAATGGCTCTCGGAATGGAAATGTTCAATGTTAAATCTGCTGTTGCAGGTGCTTCCATGAACGACCTGATCTTCCGTGACTACAAAGATTTTAATATGTCCGGTAACAAAATCGGTGTTGGCCAGCTTGAAGTTGTTGACCTCACAGTTTTCGACGACATCAAAGCTGACCTTTATGCTGAACTTGAAAAAGTTAAAGCAGACGGCCGTCACAGCTGTTTCTTGCTTTTGACCGACATCATGAAAGAAGGTTCCGAAATGCTTATCGTTTCTGATGATCCTTCTGTTGTTGAAAAAGCATTCGGTGTTGCTCCTAAAGGAACATCCGTATACCTTGAAGGCGTAATGAGCCGTAAAAAACAGGTTGTACCTAACTTCGAAAAAGCATTCTCTGCTTAA
- a CDS encoding PTS sugar transporter subunit IIB — protein MFWVRIDNRLVHGQIIETWLPYTHAKRIIVVDDAVAGDDLQQQIMSLAIPHSVSCSFSSIDDLPNSVMTVGYDSTGGNTIILFSSCEDLRRALEKGFKFNTVNIGNIHYGPGKKQISPSVALSSDDESCLHFFKGQGIELDFRCVPNDPVQVRFS, from the coding sequence ATGTTTTGGGTGCGAATTGATAATAGATTGGTTCATGGCCAGATAATTGAAACTTGGCTGCCTTATACTCATGCCAAACGAATTATTGTTGTAGATGACGCTGTGGCGGGTGACGATTTACAGCAACAAATAATGTCTCTTGCAATTCCTCATTCCGTCAGTTGTTCTTTTTCTTCCATTGATGATTTACCTAATTCCGTGATGACCGTTGGATATGATTCAACTGGTGGGAATACCATAATTCTTTTTTCTTCCTGTGAAGATTTACGGCGGGCATTAGAAAAAGGGTTTAAATTTAACACGGTTAATATTGGTAATATACATTACGGCCCCGGTAAAAAACAAATATCACCCAGTGTCGCGCTCAGTTCTGATGATGAATCCTGTCTGCACTTTTTTAAAGGACAAGGGATTGAACTGGATTTCAGATGTGTTCCCAATGATCCTGTGCAGGTGAGGTTTTCATGA
- a CDS encoding PEGA domain-containing protein produces MNISKNLVALILVAGITSGCAPQIKMQSVPVSSNPMGASVFVDGKETCQAPCKVDLARNADHILTIKKDQFRQQDVIIKRIYQQEKVMMNAVSSGMRSSSMMVGDKTAWGISSGVNSIDSQEQTGDAYILSPSAVAVTLVPMTPQARLDMTGSLSPDIQSLTDTDRAQISYVLENLKSGSQFSWTNDQTGIQYLIVVHEALSGYAAPTRAFSLKMTSMGHRSVYDAKASRSDSGKWEILGNGASTSMVTSSPSSVQTAQPAKMNSDTFIKDAAKAAAIGAAPRIKGGVTGKSGSSSESFSGSTYTKKTTQTKVKASVSVNPVQAIDALGNLLDSPKK; encoded by the coding sequence ATGAATATTTCTAAAAATCTGGTGGCATTAATTTTAGTGGCCGGTATTACATCCGGTTGTGCTCCGCAGATAAAAATGCAGTCAGTACCCGTTTCATCAAATCCTATGGGGGCAAGTGTTTTTGTCGATGGCAAGGAAACTTGTCAGGCCCCGTGCAAAGTTGATCTTGCTCGTAATGCTGACCATATTTTAACTATTAAAAAAGATCAGTTCCGTCAGCAGGATGTTATCATTAAAAGAATATATCAGCAGGAAAAAGTGATGATGAACGCTGTATCGTCAGGGATGCGTTCTTCTTCAATGATGGTAGGCGATAAAACTGCATGGGGAATTAGTAGTGGGGTTAATTCGATTGATAGTCAGGAACAGACAGGTGATGCCTATATCCTTTCACCTTCTGCTGTGGCTGTAACTCTTGTACCCATGACTCCTCAGGCCCGCTTGGATATGACAGGTTCTTTGTCGCCTGACATTCAAAGTCTTACTGATACTGACCGTGCGCAAATCAGTTATGTACTTGAAAATTTGAAATCAGGTTCACAGTTCAGCTGGACAAACGATCAGACAGGTATTCAATACTTGATCGTTGTTCATGAAGCCTTGTCCGGTTATGCTGCTCCAACCAGAGCTTTTTCACTCAAGATGACCTCAATGGGGCATAGATCTGTGTATGATGCGAAGGCTAGCAGGTCTGATAGTGGTAAATGGGAAATTTTAGGTAACGGTGCGTCTACCTCTATGGTAACTTCATCCCCTTCAAGTGTACAAACAGCTCAACCTGCGAAGATGAATTCTGATACGTTCATTAAAGATGCAGCTAAAGCCGCGGCAATTGGTGCCGCTCCCAGAATAAAGGGTGGGGTGACAGGGAAGAGCGGCTCTTCCAGTGAGTCGTTTAGTGGATCTACATATACTAAGAAGACTACTCAGACAAAGGTTAAAGCCAGTGTGAGCGTTAATCCTGTTCAAGCTATCGACGCGCTTGGCAATCTGCTCGATAGTCCTAAGAAGTAA
- a CDS encoding MoaD/ThiS family protein has translation MNITLLCYATFAEKSPECADKFPILSGETVSDVLQRVGIPLAEVKIVFINGISSGLDVQLAEGDRLGVFPAVGGG, from the coding sequence ATGAATATTACGCTTCTTTGTTATGCAACCTTTGCTGAAAAAAGTCCTGAGTGTGCGGATAAGTTTCCCATCCTTTCGGGCGAAACCGTCAGTGATGTTCTCCAGAGAGTGGGCATTCCTTTAGCTGAAGTTAAAATAGTGTTTATAAATGGAATTTCATCTGGTCTGGATGTTCAGCTCGCAGAAGGAGATAGGCTCGGGGTGTTTCCTGCTGTTGGAGGAGGTTGA